One Dictyoglomus thermophilum H-6-12 DNA window includes the following coding sequences:
- a CDS encoding DUF2922 domain-containing protein has product MANYSSRKYIRMIFKDNGGSNFTLRIPDPKDDITEQEILNAMDTIINQNIFQGRTGDLVEKVDARVIETNISDYYD; this is encoded by the coding sequence ATGGCAAATTATAGCTCAAGAAAATATATAAGAATGATCTTCAAAGACAATGGCGGAAGCAATTTTACCTTAAGGATTCCAGACCCAAAGGATGACATAACTGAACAAGAGATATTAAACGCTATGGACACTATTATAAATCAGAACATATTTCAGGGAAGAACAGGAGATTTAGTAGAAAAGGTCGATGCAAGAGTTATAGAGACTAACATAAGTGATTACTACGATTAA
- a CDS encoding DUF1659 domain-containing protein, whose amino-acid sequence MALQSLPYNSRLILRVQIGVQSGNPVLRNRSFNNVKPNAPDEAVYVVAQTLGNLQKYPVVKVVRTNDEELVEV is encoded by the coding sequence ATGGCATTACAATCTCTACCTTACAACTCTCGCCTTATTTTAAGAGTTCAGATCGGAGTCCAATCTGGAAATCCTGTATTAAGAAACAGGAGCTTTAACAACGTAAAACCCAATGCTCCTGACGAGGCAGTATACGTTGTAGCTCAAACTTTAGGAAATTTGCAGAAATATCCCGTAGTGAAAGTAGTAAGAACCAATGATGAAGAGCTTGTAGAGGTCTAA